In Pseudomonas oryzicola, one DNA window encodes the following:
- a CDS encoding phytoene desaturase family protein — protein sequence MAFTEQCSTERCPIRRNLRLDRQVGAAAMSSSTWDAIFVGTGITSLACAAMLVKRDPGARVLMLDKHIVVGGYASTFSRPKQSAIFDCSLHKLSGMSEGGNLIRILRDLGLEDELNLVYPNDYFCAYQNGTALPLANDADQVERQLIERFPHQAEPLVTFFTQVRTYGRNGYYQFQMLDGSFEPDMAQLRWAHRNLKHKTVREALHELFDDPYLIEILAAPGIYVGGYSEDLGYLYYLHVVYATLNRGNAYVAGSSQRLSDLLAQQVEQAGGKIMLSTPVEEVTTDNSGNVTGVRTRAGEFHASQVFINTSPHYAVEHLFQADVDLTSTREKLAALKPARSTTTVYLTTDQAPEQLGLRHSESMLFAADPALAAELRINAERSGFQPELCEQAFWAMSPIEVTNYHALAPPGGRVVCINVLDSIAHWPARRTAQYRAKKQRACEVLVERLLVQIPELRGHILHTEVATPHTYVRFTNNTDGSGYGAMVGTDLKGHVFHHGFPVQGVQFLSAWVAGPSYEAAFGYAEMKARQWRRA from the coding sequence TTGGCGTTCACCGAACAATGCTCGACTGAACGATGCCCGATTCGCCGAAATTTACGCCTGGATCGACAAGTTGGGGCTGCGGCAATGAGTTCATCGACCTGGGACGCAATCTTCGTGGGTACCGGAATCACGAGCCTGGCCTGCGCGGCCATGTTGGTCAAGCGTGATCCCGGTGCGCGCGTCCTGATGCTCGACAAGCATATTGTGGTTGGGGGCTATGCCTCGACGTTCAGCCGCCCCAAGCAATCGGCGATTTTCGATTGCAGCCTGCACAAGCTCAGCGGCATGTCGGAAGGCGGCAACCTCATCCGCATCCTGCGGGACCTGGGCCTGGAGGATGAACTGAACCTGGTCTACCCCAACGACTATTTCTGCGCCTACCAGAACGGCACAGCGCTGCCGTTGGCTAACGATGCCGACCAGGTCGAACGGCAACTGATCGAAAGGTTCCCTCATCAGGCCGAGCCCTTGGTTACCTTTTTCACTCAAGTACGCACCTATGGCCGCAACGGCTACTACCAGTTCCAGATGCTCGATGGCAGTTTCGAGCCGGACATGGCGCAGTTGCGCTGGGCCCATCGTAACCTCAAGCACAAGACCGTGCGTGAAGCGTTGCATGAGTTGTTCGATGACCCGTACCTGATTGAGATCCTGGCAGCACCTGGCATTTATGTAGGCGGCTACTCGGAGGATCTGGGCTACCTGTACTACCTGCATGTGGTGTATGCCACGCTCAATCGCGGCAACGCCTACGTGGCAGGCTCGTCCCAGCGCTTGTCCGACCTGCTGGCCCAGCAGGTCGAACAGGCCGGGGGCAAGATCATGCTCAGCACGCCTGTAGAAGAGGTGACCACCGACAACAGCGGCAATGTCACGGGGGTACGTACCCGGGCCGGTGAGTTTCATGCATCACAGGTCTTCATCAATACCTCACCCCATTATGCTGTGGAGCACTTGTTCCAGGCGGATGTGGACCTGACGAGCACCCGAGAGAAACTGGCCGCGTTGAAGCCGGCACGCTCGACCACCACGGTGTACCTGACCACCGATCAAGCGCCCGAACAGCTGGGGCTGCGGCATAGCGAGTCGATGCTGTTTGCTGCGGACCCCGCGCTGGCAGCCGAGCTGCGCATCAACGCCGAGCGCAGTGGTTTTCAGCCAGAGCTTTGTGAACAGGCCTTCTGGGCAATGTCCCCGATCGAGGTCACCAACTATCACGCCCTGGCACCCCCTGGCGGCAGGGTCGTGTGTATCAACGTGCTCGATTCCATCGCGCATTGGCCTGCAAGGCGGACGGCGCAATATCGCGCGAAGAAGCAACGCGCGTGTGAGGTGCTGGTGGAACGGCTGCTGGTTCAGATTCCTGAACTGCGTGGTCACATTTTGCATACGGAAGTGGCAACCCCGCATACCTATGTGCGCTTCACCAACAACACTGATGGCTCTGGCTACGGGGCGATGGTGGGTACCGATCTCAAAGGGCATGTCTTCCATCACGGCTTTCCGGTGCAGGGCGTGCAGTTTCTCAGCGCTTGGGTAGCGGGCCCAAGTTATGAAGCCGCCTTTGGCTATGCCGAAATGAAGGCCAGGCAATGGAGACGGGCATGA
- a CDS encoding alpha/beta hydrolase produces the protein MTAHAHSPSWFGIAVSKLFIRVMFRQVQGWKRDVPSRAEGFVETASDGSKLEGAVLLANPAKAKGVVLLCHPFLKYGMHYFFENGIDQAFLDQGYHVVAFNFKGFGRSTIGGHAFADDVLSIARKIAREYPGLPIHLVGCSFGGYHLSHALARDASPFTSAVLDSVPVSVRSYFTRGPLRLAMRWISGSRLAVPTGTCAIDHSLKSVHHLPIAYFYGLSDRYIPEASVARLSLDCTSLHVVGFEACRHLENHKKHRDQYFQEIFAFFARAESHKPVVTA, from the coding sequence ATGACAGCGCATGCACACTCGCCCAGCTGGTTTGGGATCGCCGTTTCCAAACTGTTCATCCGCGTGATGTTCAGGCAGGTACAAGGGTGGAAGCGTGACGTGCCCAGCCGGGCCGAGGGCTTCGTTGAAACGGCCAGCGACGGCAGCAAGCTGGAAGGGGCGGTATTACTGGCCAACCCAGCCAAAGCCAAGGGTGTTGTGCTGCTTTGCCATCCGTTCTTGAAATATGGCATGCATTACTTTTTCGAGAACGGGATCGATCAGGCCTTCCTGGATCAGGGCTACCACGTCGTTGCCTTCAACTTCAAAGGCTTTGGGCGCAGCACCATCGGTGGTCATGCGTTCGCCGATGACGTGTTGTCCATTGCGCGAAAGATTGCACGGGAGTACCCAGGCCTGCCGATTCACCTGGTGGGCTGCTCATTTGGTGGCTACCACCTGTCACATGCCTTGGCACGTGACGCCTCGCCCTTCACATCGGCAGTTCTGGACAGCGTGCCGGTCTCGGTTCGCAGCTATTTCACGCGTGGTCCGTTGCGCCTTGCCATGCGCTGGATCAGCGGAAGCCGTCTGGCAGTGCCTACCGGTACCTGTGCGATCGACCATTCCCTGAAGAGCGTGCACCACCTGCCAATCGCTTACTTCTACGGATTGAGTGACCGCTATATCCCCGAGGCGAGTGTGGCAAGGCTGAGCCTGGATTGCACATCCCTGCATGTGGTCGGCTTCGAAGCGTGTCGCCACCTGGAAAACCATAAGAAACACCGGGATCAGTATTTCCAGGAGATCTTCGCGTTCTTCGCCCGGGCAGAATCTCATAAACCCGTTGTAACAGCCTGA
- a CDS encoding SDR family NAD(P)-dependent oxidoreductase, translating to MDVQQLGKGKWILISGGTRGIGRALVQQLAREGYEVAFTYQSSADAARQLEQEVAANGGRAHGHACDGRDFQSVSSLCEQLVKDLGGPYGLINNMGVTGDQLLFNLDVERYRDVVATNLDSAVYFSKSLAPAMAGERRGKILHMSSVSGVKGNKGQLGYSATKAAMIGITKTMALELARFKINVNAIAPGYIATDMIDQIPDHVRKSITDNIPLKRFGEVHEVAALASFLLSPQADYITGQTFLIDGGLTA from the coding sequence ATGGATGTCCAACAGCTTGGCAAAGGCAAGTGGATACTCATCAGCGGCGGTACCCGCGGTATAGGGCGCGCACTTGTGCAACAGCTCGCGCGCGAGGGTTATGAGGTCGCGTTCACCTATCAATCCTCTGCTGACGCGGCCCGCCAGCTCGAGCAGGAGGTAGCCGCCAACGGCGGCCGGGCGCATGGGCATGCCTGTGACGGTCGGGATTTCCAGTCGGTCAGTTCATTGTGCGAACAGTTGGTCAAAGATCTCGGTGGCCCCTATGGCTTGATCAACAACATGGGCGTGACTGGCGACCAGTTGCTGTTCAATCTCGACGTCGAGCGCTATCGCGACGTGGTTGCAACTAACCTCGACTCGGCGGTTTATTTCAGCAAGTCGTTGGCCCCGGCCATGGCTGGCGAACGGCGCGGCAAGATTTTGCACATGTCCTCCGTCAGTGGCGTCAAGGGGAACAAGGGCCAATTGGGTTATTCCGCGACCAAGGCCGCGATGATCGGTATCACCAAGACCATGGCGTTGGAACTGGCGCGCTTCAAGATCAATGTCAATGCCATCGCTCCCGGCTACATCGCTACGGACATGATCGATCAGATCCCCGATCACGTGCGCAAGTCGATCACCGACAACATCCCTCTCAAGCGTTTCGGTGAAGTGCATGAAGTGGCTGCATTGGCCAGCTTCCTGTTGTCACCGCAAGCCGATTACATCACTGGCCAGACCTTCCTGATCGACGGCGGCCTGACGGCCTGA
- a CDS encoding phytoene desaturase family protein, which yields MSQSYDTVFVGSGLGALASASLMAQRGQKVLVVEKHNIPGGYASNFRRKDFTFDVSLHSFDGVVRGAHSFKVIEACGVADKVEFLHHPTLYRYRSPDIDITVGHRDLEGYKQTLYRCFPEEVDNINRLFAESKRNYQDLCGFLYSPKPFWMRFVATPFAYPRVLRYGHETVDKYFSRFTRNERLKEVLSAQWSYYGLPAKDLAFGYFSYPFIDYLENGGYSIKGGSQALSSALVEVIEAHGGRVELESGVQQIMVDRGRVTGVVTRRSGPVKARNVVANVSPHAVVGLAGKQHFPSKYLTRLDKLKFSVSGFQVYLGLDCPLSELGVGPEEYIHFFSPGKTQRTQFEHIQAGELHQDNTSWSINYFSNVDPSMVPPGKSSLGLFTLTGPDVWHSLDKLAYRRKKAALTDLLIANAERVIPGLRDHIEVCEAGSPRTMTKFTQNPQGAIYGFEQTPQQSGLFNRFPQKYPVKGLYQVGAWTFPGAGFIGTMLSARLLVDRYF from the coding sequence ATGAGTCAATCATACGATACTGTCTTTGTAGGATCAGGGCTGGGCGCGCTCGCCAGCGCCAGCCTGATGGCCCAACGAGGCCAAAAGGTCCTGGTGGTGGAAAAGCACAATATTCCCGGTGGTTACGCGAGCAATTTTCGCCGTAAAGACTTCACGTTCGATGTGTCTCTGCATTCGTTCGATGGTGTCGTCCGCGGTGCGCATTCATTCAAGGTGATCGAGGCTTGCGGTGTCGCGGACAAGGTCGAGTTTCTCCATCACCCGACGCTCTATCGCTACCGTTCACCCGATATCGATATCACCGTCGGGCATCGCGACCTGGAAGGTTACAAACAGACCCTGTATCGCTGCTTCCCCGAAGAAGTCGACAACATCAATCGGTTGTTCGCCGAGTCCAAGCGCAACTACCAGGACCTATGCGGCTTCCTTTATTCACCCAAACCGTTCTGGATGCGATTTGTCGCTACTCCCTTCGCCTATCCCCGGGTTCTGCGCTATGGCCATGAAACGGTGGATAAGTACTTTTCCAGGTTCACCCGCAACGAACGCCTGAAGGAAGTACTGTCGGCTCAGTGGAGCTACTACGGGCTGCCGGCGAAAGACTTGGCATTCGGCTATTTCTCGTACCCCTTCATCGACTATCTGGAGAACGGCGGCTACTCGATCAAGGGCGGCTCGCAGGCGCTTTCCTCGGCATTGGTCGAGGTTATCGAGGCGCACGGCGGCCGTGTCGAACTGGAGTCGGGAGTCCAGCAGATAATGGTTGACCGAGGCAGGGTAACCGGCGTCGTCACGCGCAGATCGGGGCCGGTGAAGGCCCGCAATGTCGTGGCCAATGTTTCCCCGCATGCCGTGGTGGGTTTGGCAGGAAAACAGCACTTCCCCAGCAAATACCTCACTCGCTTGGACAAGCTGAAGTTCTCGGTATCCGGCTTCCAGGTGTACTTGGGCCTGGATTGCCCGCTGAGTGAACTGGGTGTCGGCCCTGAGGAATACATCCACTTCTTTTCACCCGGGAAAACGCAACGCACGCAGTTCGAACATATCCAGGCCGGCGAACTGCATCAGGACAACACCAGTTGGTCGATCAATTATTTCTCCAATGTCGATCCGTCCATGGTGCCGCCTGGAAAATCCAGCCTTGGCCTGTTCACGCTCACCGGCCCCGACGTCTGGCACTCGCTGGACAAACTCGCTTACCGCCGCAAGAAAGCCGCGCTGACCGATTTGTTGATCGCTAATGCCGAGCGCGTCATTCCAGGCCTGCGCGACCATATCGAAGTCTGTGAAGCAGGGTCACCGCGGACGATGACCAAGTTCACCCAGAACCCACAAGGTGCGATCTACGGCTTCGAGCAAACGCCTCAGCAGTCCGGGCTGTTTAACCGCTTTCCGCAGAAGTATCCGGTAAAGGGGCTCTACCAGGTCGGCGCATGGACGTTCCCTGGTGCGGGCTTCATCGGAACGATGTTGTCCGCCCGCTTGTTGGTTGACCGCTATTTCTAG
- the fdxA gene encoding ferredoxin FdxA codes for MTYVVTDNCIQCRHTSCVDICPADAFHLGPNFIVINPEACVDCGLCLPECPEEAILPENRLGEGNRHFLALNAELAQHWPVILQSIPPLDDHRKWSHQPNKLAHLVREAEAVDPTRDHHLQHA; via the coding sequence ATGACTTATGTAGTGACAGACAACTGCATTCAGTGCCGACACACCAGCTGTGTGGATATATGCCCTGCAGACGCGTTCCACCTGGGGCCGAACTTCATCGTGATCAATCCGGAGGCCTGCGTCGATTGTGGTCTCTGCCTGCCGGAATGCCCTGAAGAGGCGATTTTACCGGAGAACCGCCTGGGGGAAGGTAATCGGCACTTCCTGGCGTTGAATGCCGAGCTTGCACAACATTGGCCGGTCATTCTCCAGAGCATTCCACCCCTGGATGATCACCGGAAGTGGAGCCATCAGCCGAACAAACTTGCACACCTTGTGCGCGAAGCCGAAGCGGTCGATCCGACCCGCGACCACCATCTGCAGCACGCTTGA
- a CDS encoding phytoene desaturase family protein: MQSYDRFKTLESDTFDVIVVGAGIGGLTAAATLANRGKQVLVLDMHYEMGGCATVFHRKGKDYEFDVGLHYIGDCGKEGLIPRILRGAGIDDGEINFIEQDPEGFETLCFPDFQFAVPRGYERFRERLIEAFPKEKSGINRYFKMLQQVWDFMGIHSRPLSALWVLPRSWMLMRHSKSTVAQFLDTCTQDQRLRAILTGQLGVYHQPPSRATMAGHAAVVNHFLQGSYYPSGGGQMFSDKLGAVVERNGGKILLRSKVERILVEKGRAVGVEFSNKHLGKRTVRADAVICNADIKHTLLDLIGRDHLKAKTVGKAECFEMSPAMGVVYLGIDMDLKAMGLKNTNYRIYPGCDYERAYREVFAGQFPDEPHLFIGNATMKDPDNPAIAPPGIYNLQLMSAVPSNPESWGVTQAEVADGSYRNNPAYLAKKEWYARQLIALAERVIPGMSEHIVYQEVSTPFSVTRFIGSAGGTSYGLAFTPEYFLHNRPGTKTEIRNLFLCGASTRTGHGIFGAMTGGVEAAAAVDGRKLRYQIMDVGTRAEAQVSA; the protein is encoded by the coding sequence ATGCAAAGCTATGACCGATTCAAGACGCTGGAGAGCGATACCTTCGACGTGATTGTCGTGGGTGCCGGCATTGGTGGGCTGACCGCAGCCGCTACCCTCGCCAACCGTGGCAAGCAGGTATTGGTGCTGGATATGCACTATGAAATGGGGGGCTGCGCCACGGTCTTTCATCGTAAGGGCAAGGATTACGAGTTCGATGTAGGTCTTCACTACATTGGCGACTGTGGCAAGGAAGGGTTGATCCCTCGTATTTTGCGCGGGGCCGGCATCGACGATGGTGAAATCAACTTTATCGAGCAGGATCCAGAAGGTTTCGAAACGCTTTGCTTCCCCGATTTTCAGTTTGCCGTGCCGCGCGGGTATGAGCGCTTCCGGGAAAGGCTCATCGAAGCGTTCCCCAAGGAAAAATCAGGCATCAACCGTTATTTCAAGATGCTGCAGCAAGTCTGGGACTTCATGGGCATCCACTCCCGGCCGCTCTCCGCGCTGTGGGTACTGCCACGCTCCTGGATGCTGATGCGCCATTCGAAATCGACGGTTGCCCAGTTTCTTGACACCTGCACACAGGATCAGCGACTGCGCGCCATCCTGACCGGGCAGCTCGGCGTTTACCATCAACCTCCCAGCAGGGCGACCATGGCTGGGCACGCTGCAGTGGTCAACCACTTCCTGCAAGGGTCATATTACCCGTCGGGAGGGGGCCAGATGTTCTCTGACAAACTCGGCGCGGTTGTCGAACGCAACGGAGGAAAGATCCTGCTGCGTTCCAAGGTCGAGCGTATCCTGGTCGAGAAGGGCCGCGCGGTAGGTGTCGAATTCAGTAACAAGCACTTGGGCAAACGTACGGTCAGGGCAGACGCGGTGATCTGCAACGCCGACATCAAACACACCTTGCTGGACTTGATCGGACGGGACCACCTCAAGGCCAAAACCGTCGGCAAGGCCGAGTGTTTCGAAATGTCGCCGGCTATGGGAGTGGTTTACCTGGGCATCGACATGGACCTGAAGGCGATGGGTCTTAAAAATACCAACTATCGCATCTATCCCGGTTGCGACTACGAGCGTGCCTACCGCGAGGTGTTCGCCGGACAATTCCCGGATGAGCCGCATCTGTTCATCGGTAATGCCACCATGAAGGACCCGGATAATCCGGCCATTGCCCCGCCTGGCATCTACAACCTGCAATTGATGTCGGCAGTTCCTTCGAACCCGGAAAGCTGGGGTGTTACGCAGGCCGAGGTAGCTGATGGCAGCTATCGGAACAACCCGGCTTACCTGGCAAAAAAGGAATGGTATGCCCGGCAATTGATTGCGCTGGCTGAACGCGTGATACCGGGGATGTCGGAGCATATCGTGTATCAGGAAGTCTCCACTCCGTTCTCGGTGACCCGTTTCATCGGTTCAGCCGGAGGAACATCTTATGGCTTGGCGTTCACGCCTGAGTACTTCCTGCATAATCGCCCGGGTACCAAGACCGAAATACGAAACCTGTTCTTGTGTGGTGCATCCACTCGCACCGGGCACGGGATATTTGGTGCTATGACGGGGGGTGTCGAAGCCGCTGCCGCTGTCGACGGCCGCAAGCTACGCTACCAGATCATGGATGTCGGCACGCGCGCCGAGGCCCAAGTGAGCGCTTGA
- the lpdA gene encoding dihydrolipoyl dehydrogenase, which produces MKSYDVVIIGGGPGGYNAAIRAGQLGLSVACVEGRSTLGGTCLNVGCMPSKALLHASELYEAASGAEFAHLGIEVKPSLNLAQMMKQKDESVTGLTKGIEYLFRKNKVDWIKGWGRLDGVGKVVVKAEDGSETTLQAKDIVIATGSEPTPLPGVAIDNQRIIDSTGALSLPQVPKHLVVIGAGVIGLELGSVWRRLGSQVTVIEYLDRICPGTDEETAKALQKALAKQGMAFKLGSKVTQANVSTDGVSLTLEPAAGGNAETLQADYVLVAIGRRPYTQGLNLESVGLASDKRGMLGNEHHRTSVPGIWVIGDVTSGPMLAHKAEDEAVACIERIAGKPHEVNYNLIPGVIYTRPELASVGKTEEQLKAEGRAYKVGKFPFTANSRAKINHETEGFAKVIADAHTDEVLGVHLVGPSVSEMIGEFCVAMEFSASAEDIALTCHPHPTRSEALRQAAMNVDGMAMQI; this is translated from the coding sequence ATGAAATCCTATGACGTGGTGATCATCGGCGGTGGCCCTGGTGGCTACAACGCAGCCATCCGCGCCGGCCAGTTGGGCCTTAGCGTAGCCTGCGTGGAAGGCCGCTCGACCCTCGGTGGCACCTGCCTGAATGTGGGCTGCATGCCCTCCAAGGCGCTGTTGCACGCATCCGAGCTCTACGAAGCTGCCAGTGGTGCCGAATTTGCCCACCTCGGTATCGAAGTGAAACCCTCCCTCAACCTCGCCCAGATGATGAAACAGAAGGATGAGAGCGTGACCGGCCTGACCAAGGGCATCGAGTACCTGTTCCGCAAGAACAAGGTCGACTGGATCAAGGGCTGGGGACGCCTGGATGGCGTTGGCAAGGTCGTGGTCAAGGCCGAGGACGGCAGTGAAACCACACTGCAAGCCAAGGACATCGTCATTGCCACTGGCTCGGAGCCTACGCCGCTGCCAGGCGTGGCCATCGACAACCAGCGCATCATCGACTCGACCGGCGCCCTTTCCCTGCCGCAGGTACCCAAGCACCTGGTCGTCATCGGTGCCGGCGTGATCGGCCTCGAACTCGGTTCGGTATGGCGTCGCCTGGGCAGCCAGGTCACAGTCATCGAATACCTCGACCGTATCTGCCCGGGCACCGATGAAGAAACCGCCAAGGCCCTGCAGAAAGCATTGGCCAAGCAAGGCATGGCGTTCAAGCTGGGCAGCAAGGTGACCCAGGCCAACGTCAGCACCGACGGGGTCAGCCTGACCCTGGAGCCAGCCGCAGGCGGCAACGCTGAAACGCTGCAAGCCGACTATGTACTGGTCGCCATCGGCCGCCGCCCTTACACCCAAGGGCTGAATCTGGAAAGCGTGGGCCTGGCAAGCGACAAGCGCGGCATGCTCGGCAACGAACACCACCGCACCTCCGTGCCGGGCATCTGGGTGATTGGCGATGTCACCTCCGGCCCGATGCTGGCGCACAAGGCCGAAGACGAAGCGGTGGCTTGTATCGAACGCATCGCCGGCAAACCCCACGAGGTCAACTACAACCTCATTCCTGGGGTGATCTATACGCGCCCGGAACTGGCCAGCGTGGGCAAGACCGAAGAGCAACTCAAGGCCGAAGGGCGTGCCTACAAGGTCGGCAAGTTCCCCTTCACCGCCAACAGCCGTGCCAAGATCAATCACGAGACCGAAGGCTTCGCCAAGGTCATCGCCGATGCCCATACCGATGAAGTATTAGGTGTGCACCTGGTGGGCCCAAGCGTCAGTGAGATGATTGGCGAATTCTGCGTAGCCATGGAGTTCTCGGCATCGGCGGAAGACATCGCCCTCACCTGCCACCCTCACCCGACCCGCTCCGAGGCCTTGCGCCAGGCGGCGATGAACGTGGACGGCATGGCCATGCAGATCTGA
- the cfaB gene encoding C17 cyclopropane fatty acid synthase CfaB has protein sequence MLAQLPPALQSLHLPLRLKLWDGHEFDLGPSPQVTILVKEPQLISQLSHPSMDQLGTAFVEGKLELEGDIGEAIRVCDELSEALLTEGDEAPPPRQAHDKSTDAEAISYHYDVSNAFYQLWLDQDMAYSCAYFREPDNTLDQAQQDKFDHLCRKLRLEAGDYLLDVGCGWGGLARFAAREYGAKVFGITLSKEQLKLGRERVKAEGLGSKVELQILDYRDLPQDGRFDKVVSVGMFEHVGHANLALYCQKLFGAVREGGLVMNHGITAKHVDGRPVGRGAGDFIDRYVFPHGELPHLSMISASICEAGLEVVDVESLRLHYAKTLHHWSENLENQLHKAAALVPDKTLRIWRLYLAGCAYAFEKGWINLHQILAVKPYADGHHDLPWTREDLYR, from the coding sequence ATGCTTGCGCAACTTCCACCGGCATTGCAGAGCCTGCATCTGCCGCTGAGGCTGAAACTGTGGGATGGTCACGAGTTCGATCTGGGGCCCAGCCCCCAGGTAACCATCCTGGTCAAGGAGCCGCAGCTGATCAGCCAGTTGAGCCACCCGAGCATGGACCAGCTGGGCACGGCGTTCGTCGAGGGCAAGCTGGAGCTGGAAGGGGACATTGGTGAAGCCATACGCGTGTGCGATGAGCTCAGTGAAGCGCTGCTGACCGAGGGAGATGAAGCACCACCGCCGCGGCAGGCGCATGACAAGAGCACCGATGCCGAAGCCATTTCCTACCACTATGATGTTTCCAACGCGTTCTACCAGTTGTGGCTGGATCAGGACATGGCCTACTCGTGCGCCTACTTCCGCGAGCCGGACAACACGCTCGATCAGGCGCAGCAGGACAAGTTCGATCATCTGTGTCGCAAGCTGCGCCTGGAGGCCGGCGACTACTTGCTCGACGTAGGCTGTGGCTGGGGTGGGCTGGCGCGTTTTGCTGCCCGCGAATATGGGGCCAAGGTGTTCGGTATCACCTTGAGCAAGGAGCAGCTCAAGCTTGGCCGTGAGCGTGTCAAGGCAGAGGGCCTCGGCAGCAAGGTCGAGCTGCAGATTCTCGATTACCGTGACCTGCCGCAGGACGGCCGCTTCGACAAGGTCGTCAGCGTTGGCATGTTCGAACATGTGGGCCATGCCAACCTGGCGCTGTATTGCCAGAAGCTGTTCGGTGCCGTGAGGGAAGGGGGCCTGGTGATGAACCACGGCATTACCGCCAAGCACGTCGACGGCCGCCCGGTCGGGCGTGGCGCTGGCGACTTCATCGACCGCTACGTGTTCCCCCATGGCGAACTGCCGCACCTGTCGATGATCAGTGCCAGCATCTGTGAAGCGGGCCTGGAAGTGGTGGACGTGGAAAGCTTGCGTCTGCACTACGCCAAGACTCTGCACCACTGGAGCGAGAACCTGGAAAACCAGCTGCACAAGGCGGCGGCCCTGGTGCCCGACAAGACCTTGCGTATCTGGCGCCTGTACCTGGCCGGGTGTGCTTACGCCTTCGAAAAGGGCTGGATCAACTTGCACCAGATTCTGGCGGTCAAGCCTTATGCCGATGGGCACCATGATCTGCCCTGGACGCGCGAAGACCTTTATCGTTGA
- a CDS encoding DUF2933 domain-containing protein — protein MNQPDLRPHHSRGTNWYFLGFLAIAGYFLFLEHRAHIIPYLPFLLVLACPLMHFFMHRGHTHERHNREPEHPVLPDNKTKNPDRPA, from the coding sequence ATGAACCAACCTGACCTGCGCCCCCACCACTCGCGGGGAACTAACTGGTACTTCCTGGGCTTTCTGGCCATCGCCGGTTATTTCCTGTTCCTTGAACACAGGGCTCACATCATTCCGTATCTGCCCTTCCTGCTGGTGCTGGCCTGCCCATTAATGCATTTCTTCATGCACCGTGGACACACCCACGAACGCCATAACCGAGAGCCGGAGCACCCTGTTCTACCCGATAACAAGACTAAAAACCCCGATCGCCCTGCATGA